From a region of the Helianthus annuus cultivar XRQ/B chromosome 5, HanXRQr2.0-SUNRISE, whole genome shotgun sequence genome:
- the LOC110943772 gene encoding uncharacterized protein LOC110943772, producing the protein MAGSDEANSHPAEGNTRINITGAELQALITAAISQAVEAKFKSRVLFGLKLFRKPILNHILTGKPRDFTGEKGAIDCLKWLDEMETVIDISGCAKEDVVMFVSQSFKGDALTWWKALVQSTGKVHSYNLSWEKFVDLVKDTYCPQHEVERIETDFLTLVMKDLDCRSYVTSFNSMSRLVPYLVTPEPKRIARFIGGLAPEVKGNVKALNPTTYRSAVDLSLSLTLDIVRSKAKKNSEEGKRKREDDQSSQSNKKGKGNSGSKKG; encoded by the exons ATGGCTGGCTCAGACGAAGCAAACAGTCATCCAGCAGAGGGAAACACCAGAATCAATATTACTGGTGCCGAACTGCAAGCCTTGATCACTGCTGCAATTTCTCAAGCGGTAGAGGCTAAGTTTAAGAGCCGAGTGTTGTTCGGTCTCAAACTCTTTCGAAAACCCATTCTCAACCACATACTCACAGGAAAA CcaagagactttacaggagaaaaaggGGCGATAGACTGTTTGaagtggttagatgagatggaaaCGGTGATAGATATTAGCGGTTGCGCTAAAGAAGATGTGGTTATGTTTGTCTCCCAATCTTTTAAGGGCGATGCCCTTACATGGTGGAAAGCGCTTGTACAATCCACTGGGAAAGTGCATTCGTATAATCTCTCATGGGAGAAGTTTGTTGATCTGGTTAAGGACACTTattgtcctcagcatgaggtggagcgTATAGAGACTGATTTTCTCACCCTCGTGATGAAGGATCTAGACTGTAGGTCCTATGTGACTAGTTTCAATTCTATGTCGAGGCTTGTGCCATATTTAGTCACACCTGAGCCCAAGCGCATTGCGCGTTTTATTGGTGGTTTAGCCCCTGAAGTTAAGGGGAATGTTAAGGCTTTAAATCCAACCACCTATAGATCCGCTGTGGATCTATCATTGTCCCTCACATTGGATATTGTGAGGAGCAAGGCGAAGAAAAATTCTGAAGAGGGGAAGAGGAAGAGAGAGGATGATCAGTCCTCCCAGTCGAATAAGAAGGGAAAAGGGAACTCTGGTTCCAAGAAAGGGTAG